One Penaeus monodon isolate SGIC_2016 chromosome 34, NSTDA_Pmon_1, whole genome shotgun sequence DNA segment encodes these proteins:
- the LOC119594614 gene encoding leucine-rich repeat neuronal protein 3-like (The sequence of the model RefSeq protein was modified relative to this genomic sequence to represent the inferred CDS: added 3 bases not found in genome assembly): MDLCCQHSVDKSYKMLLSLFIISSILTSRCGALAKNLTDEKKFANSETCPCDLMYVDEVLIWDCDKHNLHEVPRECWAYGNYSIGQVVLSNNFITEIHANDFVGLGSVKQLMLNNNNITSVAAGAFKPLAGLDTLDLYHNNIVQLPDDVFEGLVNLESLWVSHNLLQTIPDISFVTKAKAISFSNNNIRTFPKYLLDAPTTPLTLSLQNNLATEISASAILNLPNYSTLYIDTITVWAADAQEAEALRAKSWFGTDLDGLIQISPQEGCPSHFHDVLGVCVFVEPFFSGDWGTMSYFCREMGAEMLKVADANFFQQLLHILRTEGLDHHDYWLGGSDAAEEGSWKWADGTAIERGSPFWATQLQNPESYQIEPLGGTIENCLYLDKSRFLYFDDGECTEAKNVICEHQ, translated from the exons ATGGACTTGTGTTGCCAACACTCCGTAGATAAGTCATACAAGATGTTACTTTCCCTTTTcatt ATATCAAGCATTCTAACCTCACGGTGTGGTGCTCTTGCCAAAAACCTGACCGATGAAAAAAAGTTTGCGAACTCTGAGACTTGTCCGTGCGATCTCATGTATGTGGACGAGGTACTCATCTGGGACTGTGATAAACACAATCTGCATGAAGTTCCCCGCGAATGCTGGGCGTATGGGAACTACTCCATCGGCCAAGTCGTCTTGAGTAATAACTTCATCACTGAGATCCATGCTAACGATTTCGTGGGTCTTGGTTCCGTGAAGCAACTCATgctcaataataacaacatcacgAGCGTGGCGGCCGGGGCCTTCAAGCCCCTCGCTGGCCTCGACACTTTGGATCTTTACCACAACAACATTGTTCAACTTCCCGATGACGTGTTCGAGGGCCTGGTCAACCTGGAGAGCCTCTGGGTCAGTCACAACTTGCTGCAAACCATCCCTGATATCTCCTTCGTGACCAAAGCAAAGGCCATTTCcttcagcaacaacaacatcaggaCGTTTCCCAAGTACCTCCTGGACGCCCCGACCACCCCGCTCACGCTCTCTCTACAAAACAACCTCGCCACGGAGATCTCCGCCTCGGCCATCCTCAACCTGCCTAACTACAGCACACTCTACATCGACACCATCACCGTCTGGGCAGCGGACGCGCAGGAGGCAGAGGCACTCCGGGCAAAATCCTGGTTTGGCACCGACCTCGACGGCCTCATCCAGATCAGTCCCCAGGAGGGCTGCCCTTCGCACTTCCACGACGTGCTCGGCGTTTGCGTGTTCGTGGAGCCCTTCTTCAGCGGCGACTGGGGGACCATGAGCTACTTCTGCCGCGAGATGGGAGCCGAGATGCTCAAGGTCGCCGATGCCAACTTCTTCCAGCAACTGCTTCATATTCTTCGCACTGAAG GCCTTGACCACCACGACTACTGGCTCGGCGGAAGTGACGCGGCAGAGGAGGGCAGCTGGAAATGGGCAGACGGGACGGCCATCGAGCGAGGAAGCCCCTTCTGGGCGACGCAGCTTCAGAATCCCGAATCTTACCAAATT GAACCCCTTGGAGGAACAATCGAAAATTGCCTCTACCTTGAcaaatcccgttttctttacttcGATGATGGCGAATGTACTGAAGCAAAAAATGTGATTTGTGAGCACCAG
- the LOC119594831 gene encoding uncharacterized protein LOC119594831, whose translation MLNNNNITSVAAGGPFKPLAWPRTFGSFPQNIVQLPDDVLRPGPWRARVVTTAAKTLLISPFDQNKGPFPLAKKQHQEFPNTLGRPDHPPHASLQKKPAPEISASAILNCRGSAHSTSTPYRWGADAQEAEGSGQSPGFWDRPDGLTNHPRRAALRLPRRARGMRVREPFFSGDWGKIAFAPQWGPDANYPSEEPLKTAFTLTNLFRFIMVRVQKQRMLSVSIKEPNFFYN comes from the exons ATgctcaataataacaacatcacgAGCGTGGCGGCCGGGGGGCCCTTTAAGCCCCTCGCTTGGCCCCGAACATTTGGGTCTTTTCCACAAAACATTGTTCAACTTCCCGATGACGTGTTGAGGCCCGGTCCCTGGAGAGCCCGGGTCGTCACAACTGCTGCAAAAACCCTCCTGATATCTCCTTTTGACCAAAACAAGGGCCCTTTCCCTTTAGCAAAAAAACAACATCAGGAGTTTCCCAATACCCTGGGGCGCCCCGACCACCCCCCTCACGCTTCTCTACAAAAAAAACCCGCCCCGGAGATCTCCGCCTCGGCCATCCTCAACTGCCGGGGCTCAGCACACTCTACATCGACACCATACCGTTGGGGAGCGGACGCGCAGGAGGCAGAGGGATCTGGGCAAAGTCCTGGTTTTTGGGACCGACCCGACGGCCTCACCAATCATCCCCGGAGGGCTGCCCTTCGCCTTCCCCGACGTGCTCGGGGTATGCGTGTTCGGGAGCCCTTTTTCAGCGGCGACTGGGGGAAAATAGCCTTTGCCCCCCAGTGGGGCCCAGATGCCAA TTACCCCTCGGAGGAACCTCTGAAAACTGCCTTTACCTTGACAAATCTCTTTCGCTTTATCATGGTGCGTGTACAGAAGCAAAGAATGTTATCTGTCAGCATTAAGGAACCGAATTTCTTCTACAACTAa